Proteins from a single region of Dioscorea cayenensis subsp. rotundata cultivar TDr96_F1 unplaced genomic scaffold, TDr96_F1_v2_PseudoChromosome.rev07_lg8_w22 25.fasta BLBR01000481.1, whole genome shotgun sequence:
- the LOC120254541 gene encoding protein phosphatase 1 regulatory inhibitor subunit PPP1R7 homolog, producing the protein MEEDLHNGSGEDEGEDEGDLSSCCLDLTSFQLHDLGDVEIPEELVELDLTANRLSVLDPRIGRLSRLRKLSLRQNLFDDEGVDPISQWDSIPGLQELVLRDNKLTKIPDVSIFKGLLIFDVSFNEVSSLNGLSKVSNTLKELYVSKNEVTRMEEVEHLHALQILELGSNRLRVMENLEALTNLQELWLGRNRIRSVNLCGLKCIRKISLQSNRLTSMAGFQECVALEELYLSHNGITKMEGLSTLINLRVLDVSANKLTSINDIENLTMLEDLWLNDNQIASLEGVDLAVAGSREKLTTIYLERNPCGNSQDYSSTLKQFFPNLQQIDSDIFI; encoded by the exons ATGGAGGAGGACCTCCACAACGGAAGCGGCGAAGACGAAGGCGAAGACGAAGGCGATCTCTCCAGCTGCTGCCTTGATCTTACTAGCTTTCAGCTTCACGATCTCGGCGATGTCGAGATCCCCGAGGAGTTGGTGGAACTCGATCTCACCGCCAACCGGCTATCCGTTCTCGACCCCAGAATCGGCCGGCTCTCGCGGTTGAGGAAGCTGTCCTTGCGGCAGAACCTCTTCGATGATGAGGGTGTTGATCCTATTTCTCAGTGGGATTCAATCCCTGGCTTGCAG GAACTTGTTCTTAGAGACAACAAACTCACAAAAATTCCTGATGTCAGCATTTTCAAGGGCCTTCTGATATTTGATGTCTCGTTTAATGAGGTTTCTTCCTTAAATGGTTTGTCCAAGGTCTCAAATACACTTAAGGAGCTTTATGTTTCCAAGAATGAAGTGACCAGAATGGAGGAGGTTGAACATTTGCATGCATTGCAAATTCTTGAATTAGGTTCAAACAGATTAAGG GTAATGGAGAACCTGGAAGCCTTGACAAATTTACAGGAGCTGTGGCTGGGGCGAAATCGCATCAGGAGTGTGAATTTGTGTGGTCTTAAGTGTATAAGAAAAATAAGCCTGCAGAGCAATCGGCTGACATCCATGGCAGGATTTCAA GAGTGTGTTGCACTAGAAGAACTTTATCTGAGCCACAATGGAATCACAAAGATGGAAGGTTTATCTACCTTAATAAATCTTCGCGTGCTGGATGTTTCTGCGAACAAACTTACTTCAATCAATGATATTGAAAACTTGACAAT GTTGGAGGACTTATGGCTTAATGATAACCAGATAGCATCATTGGAAGGTGTTGATTTAGCCGTAGCAGGCTCAAGGGAGAAGCTAACAACCATATATCTCGAGCGCAACCCATGc GGAAATTCTCAAGATTATTCGAGCACATTGAAGCAGTTCTTTCCAAACCTCCAACAAATCGACtcagatatttttatttga